The Doryrhamphus excisus isolate RoL2022-K1 chromosome 1, RoL_Dexc_1.0, whole genome shotgun sequence genome includes a window with the following:
- the helt gene encoding hairy and enhancer of split-related protein helt, translating to MASKMKERKRTPISHKVIEKRRRDRINRCLNELGKTVPMALAKQNAGKLEKAEILEMTVQYLRALHSADFPRGREKGELLAEFANYFHYGYHECMKNLVHYLTTEDRAETKDIKYARILAFLQSKSRAVTEPVFGSVGPGPEPSDYLGHQVHSSPEHHSPTDAVYQQQSPPGHLSWHGSARGPTISYQPVALSAHSQQHGGYLSPVQGLEHHHYFNFIGHTHHNTFSLHSAQHAI from the exons ATGGCATCCAAAATGAAAGAGCGAAAG AGAACTCCAATCTCTCATAAAGTTATTGAGAAAAGAAGACGAGATCGCATCAATCGCTGCCTCAACGAACTGGGGAAAACTGTACCAATGGCACTGGCCAAACAG AACGCAGGCAAGTTGGAAAAAGCTGAAATCTTGGAAATGACAGTTCAGTATCTGAGGGCGCTCCACTCTGCGGATTTCCCCCGAGGGAGAGAAAAGG GTGAATTGCTGGCTGAGTTCGCCAACTACTTCCACTACGGCTATCATGAGTGTATGAAGAACCTGGTCCACTATCTGACCACGGAGGACCGAGCCGAGACCAAAGATATCAAGTACGCACGGATTCTCGCCTTCCTGCAGTCCAAGTCACGCGCAGTCACCGAGCCAGTCTTCGGCTCTGTGGGCCCCGGGCCCGAACCGTCAGACTACCTGGGCCATCAAGTGCACTCTTCTCCAGAGCACCACAGCCCCACGGATGCCGTGTACCAGCAGCAGAGCCCACCGGGACACTTGTCCTGGCACGGTTCGGCTCGCGGCCCTACCATCTCGTACCAGCCTGTAGCGCTGAGTGCGCACTCACAGCAGCATGGTGGATACTTGTCACCGGTACAGGGACTCGAACATCATcactatttcaacttcataGGCCACACACACCACAACACGTTTAGTTTACACAGTGCGCAGCACgccatttaa